In the Arthrobacter sp. CDRTa11 genome, CTGGCCGGCCTGAGTGCAGCCCGCAAACTGGTTCAGGCCGGGAGGACAGTTGCAGTGCTGGAGGCGCGTGACCGGGTGGCCGGCCGCACACTGGGAGGCTTTCTCAGCAACGGGGTGCCGGTGGAGATGGGCGGCCAATGGGTGGGCCCCACACAGGACGTGGTGCTCGGGCTCATCGAGGAACTGGGCCTCAAGACCTTCCCCACCTTCGATGGGGGCGACGCCCTGACCGTTTTCGACGGCAACGTGGTCCGGTACGCCGACGAGACCTTCGGCCTTCCGCCGGAGTCGGCGATGGAGGTTGGCCGGCTCTGGGAGGACCTGGAGATCCTGGCCTCCACGGTTGCGCTTGAGGCGCCGTGGGAAACTGACGGCGCGAAGGACCTGGACCGGCAGACGCTGGACGGGTGGCTGGCTGCCAACACCGAAGACAGCATTGCGCTGCGGTTCTTCCGCCTGGTGGTGCCTGTCCTGTTCTCCGCCGAGTCCCCGGAGCTTTCCCTCCTGCACTTCCTCTTTTACATCAAGTCCGGCACCAGCCTTGAGGCACTGATGACGATCACAGGGGGTGCCCAGGAGAGCCGCGTTCTGGGAGGCACCCACCAAATCTCGGAGCGGATGGCTGCCGAACTGGGCGACTGGGTCCGGCTCAATGCCGTGGTCCGGACCATCCGCCAGGATGAGACGGGCATCCTTGTCGAATACGAAGGCGGCAGTGTCACGGCCCAGCACGTCGTCGTCGCCATACCGCAGACGCTGGCCGGACGGTTGCGCTACGTCCCGCCGCTGCCCGCGCTGCGCGACGGGCTCACCCAGCAGATGCCGGCCGGGTCAGTCATCAAGGTCCAGGTCGGTTTCGACGCACCGTTCTGGCGCGAGGACGGAAGGAGCGGAACGGTACTCAGCCTCGATGACGCCTTCAGCGTGGTCCTGGACAACAGCCCGGACGACGGCTCCTGCGGGGTGCTGGTCGGCTTCCTCGAGGGCGCCCACGCCCGCACCGCGAGCCTGATGAGCGCAGCCGAGCGCCGCGAACTGGTTATCGCCGCGCTGGTGAAATACTTCGGCCCGCAGGCGGCGCACCCCTTCGACGTCGTCGAGCAGGACTGGAGCGCTGAAGAGTTCACCCGCGGCTGCTACGGTGGGCGGCTCGGCGCGGGCGCCTGGACCCAGTACGGCCCGGCCCTCGCTGCGCCGGTGGGCCGGATCCACTGGGCGGGCTCGGAAACCTCCACGGTCTGGAACGGCTACATGGACGGTGCAATCCGTTCCGGGCGCCGGGCCGCCGACGAGATCCTCAAGGAACTCCTGTAGGCAGCGTCCTTCTCCGGCCGGGCAGCTTGGACACTCCCGGGGCCGGCACTACCGGCACTCACACGTTTAGACTCAGCCCAGCGTGCCGCTGTGCCAGGAACGCCGTCAACGCAGGGTTGCCAATCTCGCTCGCCAGCCATGGCACGGCCTGCGCTGCTGCCTCGTCGCCGAGCACGGCCCGGTGCGACTGCGCCCGCACCACGAACTCCCGCATGCCGCTCCGGCTCGCCAACTCGGCCAGCCGCTCAACGAACTC is a window encoding:
- a CDS encoding flavin monoamine oxidase family protein; the protein is MNDVDVVVVGAGLAGLSAARKLVQAGRTVAVLEARDRVAGRTLGGFLSNGVPVEMGGQWVGPTQDVVLGLIEELGLKTFPTFDGGDALTVFDGNVVRYADETFGLPPESAMEVGRLWEDLEILASTVALEAPWETDGAKDLDRQTLDGWLAANTEDSIALRFFRLVVPVLFSAESPELSLLHFLFYIKSGTSLEALMTITGGAQESRVLGGTHQISERMAAELGDWVRLNAVVRTIRQDETGILVEYEGGSVTAQHVVVAIPQTLAGRLRYVPPLPALRDGLTQQMPAGSVIKVQVGFDAPFWREDGRSGTVLSLDDAFSVVLDNSPDDGSCGVLVGFLEGAHARTASLMSAAERRELVIAALVKYFGPQAAHPFDVVEQDWSAEEFTRGCYGGRLGAGAWTQYGPALAAPVGRIHWAGSETSTVWNGYMDGAIRSGRRAADEILKELL